Proteins encoded within one genomic window of Bos indicus x Bos taurus breed Angus x Brahman F1 hybrid chromosome 18, Bos_hybrid_MaternalHap_v2.0, whole genome shotgun sequence:
- the ZC3H4 gene encoding zinc finger CCCH domain-containing protein 4 isoform X6, which produces MPPTFRDTSAAVWEDGELEEGELEDDGAEETQDTSGGPERSRKEKGEKHHSDSDEEKSHRRLKRKRKKEREKEKRRSKKRRKSKHKRHASSSDDFSDFSDDSDFSPSEKGHRKYREYSPPYAPSHQQYPPSHTTPLPKKSYSKMDSKGYGMYDDYENEQYGEYEGDEEEDMGKDDYDDFTKELNQYRRAKEGSSRGRGSRGRGRGYRGRGSRGGSRGRGMGRGGRGRGRGSVGGDHPEDEEDFYEEEMDYGESEEPMGDEDYDDYSKELSQYRRSKDGRGRGLSRGRGRGSRGRGKGMGRGRGRGGSRGGMNKGGMNDDEDFYDDDMGDGGGSYRRSDHDKPHQQSDKKGKVICKYFVEGRCTWGDHCNFSHDIELPKKRELCKFYITGFCARAENCPYMHGDFPCKLYHTTGNCINGDDCMFSHDPLTEETRELLDKMLADDAEAGAEDEKEVEELKKQGINPLPKPPPGVGLLPTPPRPPGPPAPTSPNGRPMQGGPPPPPPPPPPPPGPPQMPLPAHEPLSPQQLQQQQDMYNKKIPSLFEIVVRPTGQLAEKLGVRFPGPGGPPGPMGPGPNMGPPGPMGGPMHPDMHPDMHPDMHPDMHPDMHPDMPMGPGMNPGPPMGPGGPPMMPYGPGDSPHSGMMPPIPPAQNFYENFYQQQEGMEMEPGLIGDAEDYGHYEELPGEPGEHLFPEHPLEPDSFSEGGPPGRPKPGAGVPDFLPSAQRALYLRIQQKQQEEERARRLAESSKQDRENEEGDTGNWYSSDEDEGGSSVTSILKTLRQQTSSRPQASVGELSGSGLGDPRLQKGHPTGGRLADPRLSRDPRLSRHAEASSGSGPGDTGPSDPRLARSLPSSKPDGGLHSSPAGPGGSKGSGPPPAEEEEGERALREKAVNIPLEPLPGHPLRDPRSQLQQFSHIKKDVTLSRPSFARTVLWSPEDLIPLPLPKQEAAPPVPAALQSLPALDPRLHRAAASGPPNSRQRAGNSADAGAAGSSLPDFELLSRILKTVNVTGPLATPGSGDKPSDPRVRKTPTDPRLQKPTDSATASSRAAKPGPAEVPSPAASPSGESSPPATAPYDPRVLAAGGLGQGGGGGQSSVLSGISLYDPRTPNAGGKAAEPAADTGAQPKGPEGNGRSSAAAKAKEPPFVRKSALEQPESGKPGADGATATDRYNSYNRPRPKAAAAPAAAVGAPSAEGSLPQPGVHNLPVPTLFGTVKPAPKTGSGSPFAGNSPAQEGRREQQASRRHEVLHEQEELEPRWRAGPAGKQV; this is translated from the exons atgcCACCCACATTCAGAGACACAAGTGCAGCAGTTTG GGAAGATGGTGAGTTGGAAGAAGGCGAGCTGGAAGATGACGGAGCCGAGGAGACGCAGGACACCTCTGGGGGCCCCGAGAGGAgccggaaggagaagggggagaagcACCACAGTGACTCGGACGAGGAGAAGTCTCACCGGAGGCTGAAGCGGAAGCGCAAGAAAGAGcgggagaaggagaagaggaggtcCAAGAAGAGGAGGAAATCCAAGCATAAA CGCCACGCTTCTTCCAGCGATGACTTCTCGGACTTCTCCGATGACTCGGACTTCAGCCCCAGCGAGAAGGGGCACCGCAAATACCGAGAGTACAGCCCCCCCTACGCGCCG TCCCACCAGCAGTACCCTCCGTCTCACACCACGCCCCTGCCCAAGAAGTCCTACTCCAAGATGGACAGCAAAGGCTACGGCATGTATGACGACTACGAGAACGAGCAGTATGGGGAGTATGAGGGGGACGAGGAGGAGGACATGGGCAAGGACGACTACGACGACTTCACCAAAGAGCTGAACCAGTACCGGCGCGCCAAGGAGGGCAGCAGCCGGGGCCGAG GCAGCCGGGGCCGAGGCAGGGGCTACCGAGGCCGAGGCAGCCGCGGAGGGTCTCGAGGCCGAGGCATGGGCAGGGGCGGCCGAGGCAGGGGCAGAGGCTCCGTGGGAGGAGACCACCCGGAGGACGAAGAGGACTTCTACGAGGAGGAGATGGAC TATGGAGAGAGTGAGGAGCCGATGGGAGATGAGGACTACGACGACTACTCCAAGGAGCTGAGCCAGTACCGCCGGTCCAAGGACGGCCGAGGGCGAG GGTTAAGTCGAGGCCGCGGCCGGGGTTCCCGAGGTCGAGGGAAAGGGATGGGCCGGGGCCGCGGTCGAGGAGGCAGCCGAGGTGGGATGAACAAGGGCGGGATGAACGACGATGAAGACTTCTATGACGACGACATGGGC GATGGTGGTGGGAGCTACCGGAGGAGTGACCACGACAAGCCCCACCAGCAGTCTGACAAGAAAGGCAAAGTCATCTGCAAATACTTCGTGGAAGGGCGGTGCACGTGG GGAGACCACTGTAATTTTAGCCACGACATCGAGCTACCAAAGAAGCGAGAACTGTGCAAGTTTTACATCACTGGGTTTTGTGCCAGAGCCGAGAACTGCCCCTACATGCATG GTGATTTCCCGTGTAAGCTGTACCACACGACTGGGAACTGTATCAACGGCGACGACTGCATGTTCTCTCACGACCCCCTGACCGAGGAGACCCGAGAGCTCTTGGACAAG ATGCTGGCGGACGATGCGGAGGCGGGCGCCGAGGATgagaaggaggtggaggagcTGAAGAAGCAGGGCATCAACCCCCTGCCCAAGCCGCCCCCCGGCGTGGGCCTcctgcccaccccgccccgcccgcccggcCCCCCGGCCCCCACATCTCCGAATGGCCGGCCCATGCAGGgtggccccccgcccccaccccctcccccacccccgccccccggacCCCCTCAGATGCCCCTGCCAGCGCACGAGCCGCTGTCcccacagcagctgcagcagcagcaggacatgtaCAATAAGAAGATCCCCTCCTTGTTTGAGATCGTGGTGCGGCCCACAGGGCAGCTGGCTGAGAAGCTGGGCGTAAG GTTCCCTGGACCCGGAGGACCCCCTGGGCCAATGGGCCCTGGGCCCAACATGGGACCCCCAGGGCCGATGGGGGGCCCGATGCATCCTGACATGCACCCCGACATGCACCCAGATATGCACCCTGACATGCACCCCGACATGCACCCAGATATGCCGATGGGCCCTGGCATGAACCCCGGCCCACCCATGGGCCCCGGCGGCCCTCCTATGATGCCCTACGGTCCCGGAGACTCCCCGCATTCTGGAATGATGCCCCCCATCCCACCAGCCCAGAACTTCTATGAAAACTTCTACCAGCAGCAGGAGGGCATGGAGATGGAGCCGGGACTCATTGGGGACGCAG AGGACTACGGGCACTACGAAGAGCTgccgggggagcctggggagCACCTCTTCCCCGAGCACCCTCTGGAGCCAGACAGCTTCTCTGAGGGAGGGCCCCCAGGCCGGCCGAAGCCGGGCGCCGGTGTCCCCGACTTCCTGCCCTCGGCCCAGAGGGCCCTGTACCTGAGGAtccagcagaagcagcaggaggaggagagagcgAGGAGGCTGGCTGAGAGCAGCAAGCAGGACCGGGAGAATGAGGAAG GTGACACTGGAAACTGGTACTCAAGCGATGAGGATGAAGGTGGGAGCAGTGTCACCTCCATCCTGAAGACGCTGAGGCAGCAGACGTCCAGCCGGCCCCAGGCTTCTGTTGGAGAGCTGAGCGGCAGTGGGCTGGGGGATCCCCGCCTCCAGAAGGGACACCCCACAGGAGGCCGACTGGCCGACCCCCGCCTCAGCCGGGACCCCAGGCTTTCTCGCCATGCCGAGGCTTCCAGTGGGTCAGGCCCAGGTGACACCGGACCCTCTGACCCGCGACTGGCTCGCTCCCTACCCAGCTCCAAGCCCGACGGTGGCTTGCATTCCAGCCCTGCCGGTCCCGGGGGCTCCAAGGGGTCTGGGCCACCCCCGGCggaagaagaggaaggggagcGAGCCCTGCGGGAGAAGGCCGTCAACATTCCCCTGGAGCCGCTCCCTGGGCACCCGCTGCGGGACCCACGGTCACAGCTGCAGCAATTCAGCCACATCAAGAAGGACGTGACCCTGAGCCGGCCCAGCTTCGCCCgcactgtgctctggagccctgaGGACCTGATCCCGCTGCCCCTGCCCAAGCAGGAGGCGGCGCCCCCCGTGCCCGCCGCCCTGCAGTCCCTGCCGGCGCTGGATCCCAGGCTACACCGCGCCGCCGCCTCGGGGCCCCCCAACTCCCGGCAGCGCGCGGGCAACTCTGCAGATGCTGGTGCGGCCGGCTCCAGCCTGCCTGACTTTGAGCTCCTCTCGCGCATTCTCAAGACTGTCAACGTCACCGGCCCCTTGGCCACCCCTGGCTCCGGCGACAAGCCCAGTGACCCCCGAGTGCGGAAGACGCCTACCGACCCCCGGCTGCAGAAACCCACAGACTCCGCCACTGCCTCCTCCCGGGCAGCCAAACCTGGCCCCGCCGAGGTGCCCTCTCCAGCTGCCAGCCCCAGCGGGGAGTCCTCCCCGCCAGCCACCGCCCCCTACGACCCCCGTGTGCTGGCAGCCGGCGGCCTGGGCCAGGGCGGCGGGGGCGGCCAGAGCAGCGTGCTGAGCGGCATCAGCCTCTACGACCCCAGGACTCCCAACGCGGGGGGCAAAGCCGCGGAGCCGGCCGCCGACACGGGCGCCCAACCCAAGGGCCCTGAGGGCAATGGCAGGAGCTCTGCTGCCGCCAAGGCCAAGGAGCCCCCGTTTGTCCGCAAGTCCGCCCTGGAACAGCCCGAGTCCGGGAAGCCCGGGGCCGACGGGGCCACGGCCACGGACAGATACAACAGTTACAACCGGCCCCGGCCCAAGGCCGCCGCGGCCCCCGCTGCCGCTGTGGGTGCCCCATCAGCAGAGGGCAGCCTGCCCCAGCCCGGCGTGCACAACCTGCCCGTGCCCACCCTCTTCGGGACCGTGAAACCGGCACCCAAGACGGGCTCCGGAAGCCCATTTGCTGGCAACAGCCCAGCCCAAGAGG gacGAAGGGAGCAGCAGGCGTCAAGAAGGCACGAAGTGTTGCATGAACAAGAAGAGCTGGAGCCGAGATGGCGGGCAGGCCCCGCGGGGAAGCAGGTCTAG